A single window of Methylomarinum sp. Ch1-1 DNA harbors:
- a CDS encoding WYL domain-containing protein, with the protein MDSQPRILLDDIGQAQQERLFYIDFKLRFSGLINRTDLVSRFGIKAAAATRDLAQYKEIAPDNLIYDTKVKRYLQAGDFKPVFAYPGGQALAALCHGLGDDHVCVQSALISAEVPTQLNTPNLDILAEVSKAIYQQKILTVDYQSLSSGRSKRDIVPFALVDNGLRCHVRAFDRKREQFGDFVINRISAASLHDGYIPNTQTREADIQWNRIVEMHIVPHPRLAHPETIAMEYGMEHDVLKANVRAAVAGYVLRRWNVDCTDDHSLTGSEYHLWLKNTVTLYGVENLAIAPGYQTE; encoded by the coding sequence ATGGATTCACAACCTCGGATATTGTTAGACGATATCGGTCAGGCTCAGCAAGAAAGATTGTTTTATATCGATTTCAAATTACGGTTTTCGGGCCTCATCAATCGGACCGATCTTGTTTCTCGTTTTGGCATTAAGGCCGCCGCGGCGACACGAGATCTCGCCCAGTACAAAGAAATCGCCCCTGACAATCTGATTTACGATACCAAGGTCAAGCGTTATCTCCAGGCCGGCGACTTTAAGCCGGTCTTCGCTTATCCGGGTGGGCAGGCCCTCGCCGCCTTATGTCATGGTTTGGGAGACGACCATGTTTGCGTTCAAAGCGCACTGATCTCGGCCGAGGTTCCGACGCAACTGAATACGCCTAACCTTGATATACTGGCCGAAGTCAGCAAAGCTATTTATCAGCAAAAAATTTTGACGGTGGATTATCAATCTTTGTCCAGTGGCCGGAGCAAACGCGATATTGTGCCTTTCGCCTTGGTCGATAATGGTTTGCGCTGCCATGTGAGAGCCTTCGATCGTAAGCGGGAGCAGTTTGGCGACTTTGTCATCAATCGTATCTCTGCAGCCTCTTTGCATGATGGTTACATCCCAAATACCCAGACCCGCGAGGCCGACATTCAGTGGAACCGCATCGTCGAGATGCACATCGTGCCTCATCCCCGCTTGGCGCATCCCGAAACCATCGCCATGGAATACGGTATGGAACACGACGTGTTGAAAGCAAATGTGCGCGCGGCAGTGGCGGGATATGTGTTGCGCAGATGGAACGTCGATTGCACTGACGACCATTCATTGACAGGATCGGAATACCATCTGTGGTTGAAAAATACCGTGACTTTATACGGCGTGGAAAATCTGGCAATTGCCCCCGGATATCAGACAGAATAA
- a CDS encoding copper resistance protein NlpE, whose product MQTITRTMKKNGMLVIFTALFSPLNTTWAASDMQLMEKALKAREGKSHNAMEHSAHAKPTDASRVFRGVFYGYLPCEQKDCDGIKVTLSLKQKNNYLLVTQYAKASTREYYEKGKYAWDEENRIVTLTPKKQAAKRQFSIQDEATLIQLNNDGTPIAGNQKDYTLQRSDAIKTRQVHIH is encoded by the coding sequence ATGCAAACAATCACTAGAACAATGAAAAAAAATGGGATGCTGGTTATTTTCACTGCATTATTTTCTCCACTTAACACTACTTGGGCGGCGTCTGATATGCAGCTTATGGAAAAAGCATTGAAGGCTCGCGAAGGTAAAAGTCACAATGCCATGGAGCATTCGGCTCATGCAAAACCGACTGATGCCAGCCGTGTATTTCGAGGCGTTTTTTATGGCTATCTGCCTTGTGAGCAGAAAGATTGCGATGGCATCAAAGTGACCTTGTCGTTGAAACAAAAGAACAATTACTTGCTGGTTACTCAGTATGCAAAAGCGTCTACCAGAGAGTATTACGAAAAAGGTAAATACGCTTGGGATGAAGAAAACCGTATCGTGACGCTAACCCCAAAAAAGCAAGCCGCCAAACGTCAATTCAGTATTCAAGACGAAGCCACACTGATTCAACTGAACAATGATGGAACGCCAATCGCCGGTAATCAAAAAGATTATACGTTGCAAAGAAGCGATGCAATCAAAACCCGACAAGTCCATATACACTGA
- a CDS encoding glutamate-5-semialdehyde dehydrogenase: MNTPSVQVIARQSRLAARQLSSTSESVRNLALAKMADSLESVRRQILEINAQEVAKARQDGLSAAMVKRLTIDDKVFQYMLTRLRKVARRPDPLNRVLEGHTNPNGLQVYKKSVPLGVIGIIYESRPNVTTDAAGVCIKSGNAVILRGGSEALQTNTMLTDAMIEGAVEAGLPEHAIQMIRVPGHEAVGELLKMDDYVDVLIPRGGKGLIRRIAEETRIPVIKHYDGICHLYIAADAVPAQAVELAVNSKCQSVQVCNALETLLVDQRCAEQMLPLLQKAFDANDIELRGCGKAQQLLPDIVPASEEDWHTEYLAPILSIKVVGGIEEAIDHINTYGSGHTDGIVTQSLSNAQQFEQQIDSASVLINASTRLSGGGDYGLGSVVGISTDKLHARGPVGPDELTTYKWVAYGNGHLRG, encoded by the coding sequence ATGAATACCCCTAGCGTTCAAGTCATTGCCAGACAAAGTCGCCTTGCGGCGCGCCAGCTATCATCGACCTCCGAATCAGTGCGTAATCTCGCTCTTGCGAAAATGGCCGATTCGCTTGAATCGGTTAGGCGGCAGATTCTGGAGATTAATGCCCAGGAAGTCGCGAAAGCACGGCAGGATGGATTATCGGCGGCGATGGTCAAGCGTTTGACCATCGACGACAAGGTTTTTCAGTATATGCTCACCCGACTGAGAAAAGTGGCCCGGCGACCCGACCCGTTGAATCGAGTGCTCGAAGGCCATACCAATCCTAACGGGTTGCAGGTCTACAAAAAATCGGTGCCGCTAGGCGTCATCGGCATCATTTATGAATCGCGCCCCAATGTCACCACCGATGCCGCCGGCGTCTGCATCAAAAGCGGCAATGCGGTTATCTTGCGAGGCGGATCGGAAGCGCTGCAAACCAACACGATGCTGACCGATGCGATGATCGAGGGCGCCGTTGAGGCTGGGCTGCCAGAGCATGCGATTCAGATGATCAGAGTTCCGGGCCATGAAGCGGTGGGCGAACTGCTGAAAATGGATGACTATGTCGACGTATTGATTCCGCGCGGCGGCAAAGGCTTGATCAGGCGCATCGCCGAGGAAACCCGGATTCCCGTCATCAAACATTACGACGGCATCTGCCATCTTTATATCGCCGCAGACGCTGTCCCGGCGCAAGCGGTCGAGTTGGCGGTAAATTCTAAATGCCAAAGCGTGCAGGTCTGTAACGCGCTGGAAACGCTATTGGTCGACCAACGCTGCGCCGAACAGATGCTGCCGTTATTGCAGAAGGCGTTCGATGCAAACGATATCGAGCTGCGCGGCTGCGGAAAGGCCCAACAGCTGTTGCCGGATATCGTGCCGGCGAGCGAAGAGGACTGGCATACAGAATATTTGGCTCCGATTCTTTCGATAAAGGTCGTCGGCGGCATTGAAGAGGCGATAGATCATATCAATACCTATGGCTCGGGCCATACCGACGGCATCGTCACGCAAAGTCTGAGCAATGCGCAACAATTTGAACAGCAGATCGATTCGGCGTCGGTATTGATTAACGCCTCGACCCGTTTGTCAGGCGGCGGCGATTACGGATTGGGGTCGGTCGTCGGCATCAGCACCGACAAGCTGCACGCCCGCGGCCCGGTCGGTCCCGATGAATTGACAACCTACAAGTGGGTGGCTTACGGCAATGGTCATTTGCGGGGATAG
- a CDS encoding primosomal protein N' (replication factor Y) - superfamily II helicase has protein sequence MRTSKKSTNKDVERFPCGQCGAVLKYAPGTTHLLCDYCGFDNPIARRGGMIEEYDLQQALRDLTQPRSEAPKSQIHCDECGAAFQFASNQHAGECPFCGTPIISTTAQIKPIQPKSLLPFRIDESEARRQFQRWLNGLWFAPNAVKKYARGESKLAGVYLPYWTFDSQTDSTYSGERGDVYYVDQPVQVMRNNRGVTEIRRVPKIHWTPVRGHVSRFFDDVLVGASNSLPRKILDALQPWDLENLVPYDANYLSGFRSEFYQVDLDEGFDVARQVMDGVIYRDIAFDIGGDHQRIHQVQTRHSDTTYKHCLLPVWSAAFRYRNKTYRYIVNGRTGEVQGERPYSGWKIAFASLAALLLAAGVYYYLEKTGALQNGQPHYEPSAPYYDAPSYFYVE, from the coding sequence ATGCGAACAAGCAAAAAGTCAACGAACAAAGATGTAGAGCGTTTTCCTTGCGGCCAATGCGGAGCGGTGCTGAAATACGCGCCAGGGACAACGCATCTGCTGTGCGACTATTGCGGATTCGACAACCCCATCGCCCGACGCGGCGGCATGATCGAGGAATACGATCTGCAACAGGCATTGAGAGACTTAACGCAACCGCGTAGCGAAGCCCCCAAGTCCCAGATTCATTGCGACGAATGCGGCGCCGCATTCCAGTTCGCAAGCAACCAGCATGCCGGCGAATGTCCGTTTTGCGGCACCCCGATCATTTCGACCACGGCGCAAATCAAGCCTATACAACCGAAGTCGCTGCTGCCTTTCCGCATCGATGAAAGCGAAGCGAGACGGCAGTTTCAGCGTTGGCTGAACGGTTTGTGGTTTGCCCCCAATGCGGTCAAGAAATATGCGCGCGGCGAATCGAAATTGGCCGGCGTCTATCTGCCATATTGGACTTTCGACAGCCAGACCGATTCCACTTACAGCGGCGAGCGCGGCGATGTCTATTATGTCGACCAGCCGGTCCAGGTCATGCGCAACAACCGGGGCGTCACCGAAATCAGACGGGTTCCCAAGATTCACTGGACGCCGGTGCGCGGTCATGTCAGCCGCTTTTTTGACGATGTGCTGGTCGGGGCCAGCAACTCGTTGCCGCGCAAGATTCTGGATGCGTTGCAGCCCTGGGATCTGGAGAACTTAGTGCCTTATGACGCGAACTACTTGAGCGGATTTCGCAGCGAATTCTATCAGGTCGACCTGGACGAAGGGTTCGATGTTGCCAGGCAGGTTATGGATGGCGTGATATATCGCGATATCGCCTTCGATATCGGCGGGGATCATCAACGCATTCATCAGGTTCAAACCCGCCATAGCGACACGACTTATAAGCATTGTCTGTTGCCGGTCTGGTCCGCCGCTTTCCGCTACCGTAATAAAACCTATCGCTACATCGTCAACGGCCGCACCGGCGAAGTGCAAGGTGAGCGTCCTTACAGTGGGTGGAAAATAGCCTTCGCGAGCCTCGCCGCATTGCTGCTAGCCGCCGGCGTTTACTATTATTTGGAGAAAACCGGCGCACTGCAAAATGGGCAGCCTCATTACGAACCTAGTGCACCATACTATGACGCTCCCTCTTACTTCTATGTTGAGTAG
- a CDS encoding SPFH domain-containing protein, translated as MGIWDKLFGEFIDVIEWIDDSNDTMVYRFERYGNEIKYGAMLTVRESQTAVLVSEGRVADFFEPGLYQLETANMPILTTLESWPHGFSSPFKAEVYFFNMRRFTDLKWGTKNPVMLRDREFGPLRLRAFGTYSIKIKDPVTFIKEIVGTDGHFQTGEISQQLRNLIVSRFSSIIGESGIPILDLAANYDDLGDFITEQINPEFAAYGLEVLHLTIENISLPPQVEETLDKRTSMGIIGDLGRYAHYQAAEAMTKAADNPSGAAGEGIGMGMGFAMANQMGQAFSKQTAKPKSPPPLPNSVAYYVAIDGQQQGPFQQDIMVQKINNGEINRSTLVWHADLTEWTRADKVSELSGLFAMTPPPLPKA; from the coding sequence GTGGGCATTTGGGATAAATTATTCGGCGAATTCATCGACGTCATCGAATGGATTGATGATTCCAACGACACGATGGTCTATCGCTTCGAACGCTATGGCAACGAAATAAAGTATGGCGCGATGCTGACCGTCCGCGAATCGCAAACGGCGGTGTTGGTCAGCGAAGGCCGCGTTGCGGACTTTTTCGAGCCGGGCTTATACCAGCTCGAAACCGCTAACATGCCGATCCTGACCACGCTGGAAAGCTGGCCGCACGGTTTTTCCAGTCCGTTCAAGGCGGAAGTGTATTTCTTCAATATGCGCCGTTTCACCGACTTGAAGTGGGGCACCAAAAATCCGGTGATGTTGCGCGACCGGGAATTCGGCCCCTTACGGCTGAGAGCCTTCGGAACCTATTCCATCAAGATTAAAGACCCCGTCACCTTCATCAAGGAAATCGTCGGCACCGACGGTCACTTCCAAACCGGCGAAATCAGTCAGCAACTGCGCAACCTGATCGTCTCGCGCTTTTCCAGCATCATCGGCGAATCGGGCATTCCGATACTGGATCTGGCCGCCAATTACGATGATCTTGGGGACTTCATCACCGAGCAAATCAATCCCGAATTTGCCGCCTACGGCCTCGAAGTGCTGCATTTGACGATCGAGAATATTTCGCTACCGCCGCAAGTCGAAGAGACTCTGGACAAGCGCACCAGCATGGGCATCATCGGCGATTTAGGCCGTTATGCCCATTATCAGGCGGCCGAGGCGATGACGAAGGCCGCCGACAACCCGTCGGGTGCCGCCGGCGAGGGCATCGGCATGGGCATGGGTTTCGCGATGGCCAATCAAATGGGACAGGCTTTTTCCAAACAAACGGCGAAGCCGAAAAGCCCGCCTCCGCTACCAAATTCGGTCGCCTATTATGTCGCGATCGACGGTCAACAACAGGGGCCTTTCCAGCAAGACATCATGGTCCAAAAAATCAACAATGGCGAAATCAACCGTTCTACGCTGGTCTGGCATGCCGACTTGACGGAATGGACGCGCGCCGACAAAGTCTCCGAATTGAGCGGACTGTTCGCAATGACGCCTCCGCCTTTGCCTAAAGCATAA
- a CDS encoding toxic anion resistance protein produces the protein MSEQQTTTTTPSGSDTTDIPGSEVFKEIVPGVKAEVVPFGDASDDRKQSIQQLLIEIDINDTHSIIFFGSRAQEQLTTISDRMLDGVKNKDVGPAGEDLNEMVATIRGFDVDELDPNKKQGFFDRLLGKAKPVVKFLQRYEEVRKQIDSIIDKLERHKTSLLTDITSLDRLYQANLDYFHALEDYIAAGEEKLRELDDTIIPELAKTAETSAEVLDAQNLRDLRAARDDLERRIHDLRLTRQVSMQSLPGIRLVQENDKGLVNKINSTIVNTVPLWRQQLATAVTIYRSSQAAETVKAATDLTNELLAANAENLKQANAETRKQLERGVFDIETVKKANETLIATIEESLQIADQGKKMRSDAVVQLQECETELRKTLASANAKASA, from the coding sequence ATGAGTGAACAACAGACAACCACGACGACGCCATCAGGCAGCGACACGACCGACATACCGGGCAGCGAGGTATTCAAGGAAATTGTACCGGGCGTCAAGGCCGAAGTCGTTCCTTTTGGCGACGCGTCAGATGACAGGAAACAGAGCATTCAACAGCTGCTCATCGAAATCGACATCAACGACACCCATTCGATTATTTTCTTCGGCAGCAGGGCGCAGGAGCAGTTGACGACCATTTCCGACCGAATGCTGGACGGCGTCAAAAACAAGGATGTCGGACCCGCCGGCGAAGACCTCAACGAAATGGTGGCGACAATTCGCGGCTTCGACGTCGATGAACTGGATCCTAATAAGAAACAGGGTTTTTTCGACCGCTTGTTGGGCAAGGCCAAGCCTGTCGTCAAGTTCCTGCAACGTTACGAGGAAGTTCGCAAACAAATCGACTCGATCATCGACAAGCTGGAGCGCCATAAAACCAGTCTACTGACCGACATCACCTCGCTGGACCGCCTTTACCAAGCCAATTTGGACTATTTTCATGCGCTTGAGGATTATATCGCCGCCGGCGAAGAAAAATTGCGCGAATTGGATGATACGATCATTCCGGAACTGGCCAAAACAGCCGAAACCAGCGCCGAAGTCCTAGACGCGCAGAACTTGCGCGATCTACGCGCCGCCCGCGACGACCTGGAACGCCGTATCCATGACCTGCGCTTGACCCGGCAAGTATCGATGCAAAGCCTGCCCGGCATCCGTCTGGTGCAGGAAAACGACAAGGGCTTGGTCAACAAAATCAACTCGACCATCGTCAACACAGTGCCATTATGGCGCCAGCAACTGGCGACCGCGGTGACCATATACCGTTCCTCGCAGGCGGCGGAAACGGTCAAAGCCGCGACCGACCTGACCAATGAGCTATTGGCCGCCAACGCGGAAAATCTGAAACAGGCCAACGCCGAAACCCGCAAACAGTTGGAACGCGGCGTATTCGATATCGAGACGGTCAAAAAAGCCAACGAAACCCTGATCGCGACGATAGAGGAAAGCCTGCAGATCGCCGATCAGGGCAAAAAGATGCGCAGCGACGCCGTGGTTCAATTGCAGGAATGCGAAACCGAACTGCGCAAGACTCTTGCCTCGGCGAACGCCAAGGCAAGTGCTTAG
- a CDS encoding 5-bromo-4-chloroindolyl phosphate hydrolysis family protein, which produces MKPFYSRKPKRFVHDALQRYSPRGLLMYFLPAALIPATIIGLAKGHVATIIINASGFAGYMLAAWCIRQGLKAEALYQQNRIARPPRWPLKLVAAVMTALTTGLIAWLGVRQPPVSALLIAGGALLGMYLSYGFDPRREKKIAGAHGYSGDEIFRTLEESALIIRDIEQANDKIENPELNQRIERICEIANGILAEIEADPRDIRRARKFLNVYLDGARKVTEGYARTHRHSQSGELEQNFRNVLATIESVFQEQKQKLLEDDVFDLDVQIEVLNTQLKREGIR; this is translated from the coding sequence ATGAAACCATTCTATTCCAGAAAACCCAAGCGTTTTGTTCACGACGCCTTGCAGCGCTATTCGCCGCGAGGCTTGTTGATGTATTTTTTGCCGGCGGCCTTGATTCCGGCGACGATCATTGGCTTGGCTAAAGGCCATGTTGCAACAATCATTATCAATGCCTCCGGCTTTGCCGGCTACATGCTGGCTGCTTGGTGTATACGCCAAGGATTAAAGGCCGAAGCGCTCTATCAGCAAAACCGCATCGCCCGTCCGCCGCGCTGGCCTTTGAAGCTAGTCGCGGCCGTCATGACCGCGTTAACGACCGGCCTAATCGCATGGCTCGGCGTCCGGCAACCGCCGGTGTCTGCGTTGTTAATAGCAGGCGGCGCCTTGCTGGGCATGTATCTGAGTTACGGTTTCGACCCGAGACGGGAAAAAAAGATTGCCGGCGCTCATGGCTACTCCGGTGATGAGATTTTTCGGACCCTCGAAGAATCGGCCCTGATCATACGCGACATCGAGCAAGCCAATGACAAGATTGAAAATCCCGAATTAAATCAGCGGATCGAACGCATTTGCGAGATTGCCAACGGCATCCTCGCCGAAATTGAAGCCGATCCCCGCGACATACGCCGGGCTCGTAAATTCCTTAACGTTTATCTAGACGGCGCCAGAAAAGTGACCGAAGGTTATGCACGCACGCATCGACACAGCCAGTCCGGCGAGCTGGAACAAAATTTCCGCAACGTGCTGGCCACGATTGAATCGGTATTTCAGGAACAAAAACAGAAATTATTGGAAGATGATGTGTTCGATCTGGACGTACAAATCGAAGTGTTGAATACGCAACTTAAACGAGAAGGCATCCGTTGA
- the ampD gene encoding 1,6-anhydro-N-acetylmuramyl-L-alanine amidase AmpD, which yields MNIHNHCISTAQQIASPNFDQRPDPEDISLLVIHCISLPPQQFGGDYIAQLFCNRLDPEDDPYFKQIYRLKVSAHLLIRRDGEMIQFVPFDRRAWHAGQSCFAGRDRCNDFSIGIELEGCESTPYSDEQYQQLAAVTRLLLENYPGLNKQAIAGHSDIAPGRKTDPGPSFDWDRLLSLLD from the coding sequence ATGAACATCCACAACCACTGTATTAGCACGGCGCAACAAATCGCTTCGCCGAATTTTGATCAACGCCCCGATCCTGAAGATATTTCCCTGTTGGTGATTCATTGCATCAGCCTGCCGCCGCAGCAGTTCGGCGGCGACTATATCGCCCAGCTGTTTTGTAATCGTCTGGATCCGGAAGACGACCCCTATTTTAAGCAGATTTACCGGCTCAAGGTGTCTGCGCATTTGTTGATCCGGCGTGACGGCGAAATGATTCAGTTTGTGCCCTTCGATCGGCGCGCCTGGCATGCCGGTCAGTCCTGTTTTGCCGGACGGGATCGCTGCAACGATTTTTCCATCGGCATCGAGCTGGAAGGCTGTGAATCGACGCCTTATAGCGATGAGCAGTATCAACAACTGGCGGCGGTCACGCGTTTGTTGCTGGAAAATTATCCCGGATTGAACAAGCAGGCCATTGCCGGCCACAGCGATATTGCGCCAGGCCGCAAGACCGACCCCGGACCGTCGTTCGATTGGGATCGTTTGTTGAGTCTGTTGGATTAG
- a CDS encoding TonB-dependent receptor plug domain-containing protein yields MKRVAGVLTLFVSQASYAQDANDFFLDDAPAVLTATRLKQPLSRAPGAMTVIDKTMIKASGAKEIVELFRLVPGMQIGYKRKNLSSATYHGMSDEFSRGMQVLIDGHSIYNASFGGVHWDDYPLLIEDIERIEVIRGPNAATYGPNSFLGVINIITTHTSQDQGAHASFRAGSNDYYRSTARYAGTWNDLSYRFSYMHQQEDGLESVADSQLVDVLSTRFDYRLSENSALQYNFGYSADKSQTGGHGGLNDSVRNQRASRISQNLSWTHQFDMNEQLLVQLTHIRRDSVEPVRVGLTNLNNDTMSERLDFELQHTTQLFDDLRMVWGLGSRLDRTRLPFWLNTHDDKSNVLYRLFANFEWKFLEDFTLNLGALLEKNAYQNVDISPKAALNYLWSEQHSFRLIASKASRMPTIGEQHIDIRNTVPSILPFLVKTTGHLMPEEVYTLEFGHHGQFFDKTLTSDIKFSHQRFRRLTQITGFDVDPETGEPIFHYQTGDVATALNYEMQLDYRPNPETLLHMGYSWINIDGRPMALIDYGSSAPHHSANLLASYRFPQQWQASVGYYYQSAMTYLRSTEINQFQRLDLILQKSLKLTENQSLNLALIHQNVLGSKDEFTPGQHWSDQTFFEISYRFD; encoded by the coding sequence ATGAAGCGGGTCGCAGGCGTTCTGACCTTGTTCGTCAGTCAGGCCTCCTACGCACAGGACGCTAATGACTTCTTTCTCGACGACGCGCCTGCCGTGTTGACCGCGACCCGCCTAAAACAACCGTTATCCAGAGCGCCGGGCGCAATGACGGTGATCGACAAAACGATGATCAAGGCCAGCGGCGCCAAGGAAATTGTCGAACTGTTCCGGTTGGTGCCCGGCATGCAAATAGGTTACAAACGCAAAAACCTGTCTTCCGCCACCTACCATGGCATGTCCGATGAATTCTCCCGCGGCATGCAAGTGCTGATCGACGGACACTCCATTTACAATGCCAGCTTTGGCGGCGTGCATTGGGATGATTACCCGTTGCTAATCGAGGATATCGAAAGAATCGAGGTCATTCGCGGCCCCAATGCGGCCACCTACGGTCCCAATTCTTTTTTAGGGGTCATCAATATCATCACCACCCATACTTCTCAGGATCAAGGCGCGCATGCCTCATTCCGAGCCGGCAGCAACGACTATTACCGCTCGACGGCACGCTATGCCGGGACCTGGAACGATTTAAGCTACCGTTTCAGCTACATGCATCAGCAGGAAGACGGGCTCGAAAGCGTCGCGGACAGTCAACTGGTCGATGTGCTGAGCACCCGCTTCGATTACCGCCTATCGGAAAATAGCGCCCTGCAATATAATTTCGGCTATAGCGCCGATAAAAGCCAAACCGGAGGCCACGGCGGCTTAAACGACTCGGTTCGCAATCAACGCGCCAGTCGCATCTCCCAAAACCTGAGTTGGACGCATCAATTCGATATGAATGAACAATTACTGGTCCAGCTCACCCATATCCGCAGGGACAGCGTAGAGCCTGTTCGTGTGGGGCTAACAAATCTCAACAATGATACGATGAGCGAAAGACTGGATTTCGAATTACAGCATACGACACAGCTGTTCGACGATCTCCGTATGGTGTGGGGTTTGGGCAGTCGCCTGGATCGCACCCGCTTACCCTTTTGGCTAAACACCCATGACGACAAAAGCAATGTGCTATACCGTTTGTTCGCTAACTTCGAATGGAAATTTCTAGAGGACTTCACATTGAACTTGGGCGCCTTATTGGAAAAAAACGCCTATCAAAACGTCGATATTTCGCCGAAAGCGGCCTTGAACTATTTGTGGTCGGAGCAACACAGTTTTCGTTTGATCGCCTCCAAGGCGTCTAGGATGCCGACCATCGGCGAACAGCATATCGATATTCGCAACACGGTGCCGTCGATATTGCCATTTCTGGTCAAAACGACCGGCCATTTAATGCCTGAAGAAGTCTATACTCTGGAGTTCGGTCATCACGGACAGTTTTTCGATAAGACGCTGACCAGTGATATCAAGTTTTCTCATCAGCGTTTTAGACGCCTGACCCAGATAACGGGTTTCGACGTGGACCCGGAAACAGGGGAACCGATCTTTCACTATCAGACCGGCGATGTCGCCACGGCGTTGAACTATGAAATGCAGTTGGATTACCGGCCAAATCCTGAAACATTGCTGCATATGGGCTATTCCTGGATAAACATCGACGGTCGCCCGATGGCATTGATCGACTATGGATCGTCGGCTCCCCACCATTCGGCAAATTTGCTTGCCTCCTACCGGTTTCCCCAACAATGGCAGGCCAGTGTCGGTTATTACTATCAAAGCGCGATGACTTATCTGCGCTCGACAGAAATCAATCAATTCCAGCGTCTGGATCTTATTTTGCAAAAGTCGCTGAAGCTGACCGAAAACCAGTCCCTGAATCTGGCCCTGATACATCAGAATGTGCTCGGTTCCAAAGACGAGTTCACTCCGGGCCAGCACTGGTCCGATCAGACTTTTTTTGAAATCAGCTACCGCTTCGACTAA